In one window of Candidatus Babeliales bacterium DNA:
- a CDS encoding DMT family transporter has translation MFLVILLYLFFGISFTILKFLFNMTDPLTVTFWRLLIAGGFFIFFYFWRHRKWPKIKVKDRSLFFQFTLIAIYLTFTLGSWAVLYISSIKACFYYNLAPFVTAIIAYFWYGRTLSIKKIAGIIVSFLGFIPYLRAAAQYESESVFHAFIWLPDIAMALAVISYAYGWLLINELEKRGYAAELINGVGMLAGSGLVLGTMMITKTAIPIAEMSKFIALLLLLILVGNIIFYALYSYLLHYYRPTFLSFMGIIAPLFAGFFGWIFLSEPIPPAFFVTIFIVALGLFIFNYDELMNVAS, from the coding sequence ATGTTTTTAGTGATACTTCTTTATCTTTTTTTTGGAATAAGTTTTACCATATTAAAATTTCTTTTTAATATGACGGATCCTCTTACGGTTACTTTTTGGCGATTGTTAATTGCGGGAGGATTTTTTATTTTTTTTTATTTTTGGCGTCATCGAAAGTGGCCAAAAATAAAAGTAAAAGATAGAAGTTTATTTTTTCAGTTTACGTTAATTGCAATTTATCTGACCTTCACTTTAGGTTCATGGGCGGTATTATATATCTCTTCAATTAAAGCTTGCTTTTACTATAATCTTGCACCATTTGTTACCGCAATTATCGCTTATTTTTGGTATGGGCGCACCTTGTCAATAAAAAAAATTGCTGGCATTATTGTTTCATTTTTAGGATTTATTCCGTATTTGCGTGCTGCCGCACAGTATGAGTCAGAAAGTGTTTTCCATGCGTTTATATGGCTTCCTGATATTGCTATGGCTCTTGCGGTTATTTCTTATGCATATGGGTGGCTTTTAATTAATGAGCTTGAAAAACGTGGATATGCAGCTGAATTAATAAATGGGGTTGGTATGCTTGCTGGTTCAGGATTGGTGCTTGGTACAATGATGATCACCAAAACCGCTATTCCTATTGCAGAAATGTCAAAATTTATCGCTTTATTATTATTATTAATTCTCGTTGGTAATATTATTTTTTATGCATTATATAGTTATCTGCTTCATTATTATCGTCCAACGTTTTTATCTTTTATGGGTATTATTGCACCGTTATTTGCTGGCTTTTTTGGTTGGATTTTTTTATCCGAACCAATTCCACCAGCTTTTTTTGTAACGATTTTCATTGTTGCATTAGGATTATTTATTTTTAATTATGATGAATTAATGAATGTAGCAAGTTAA
- the bamA gene encoding outer membrane protein assembly factor BamA translates to MVSSWRTFFYSTVLIVWSAISFSFIIANNQESISPIEDEIEQAAHSLEDNAAQIDEANVDDEEIEVTPAEDYQLESEEDNNVVDEQEEVAPAGQAPKPRIIKDIIIVGNKHIPSEPILNRIPYQPGEIFTRQRTNKLIRNVYDLGYFRQVKVYAQPVNDDSINLIVAVDEKRLLEEVKFQGNKHISEKEVKKKVDFAKVPSIDEDDLPKYIKILKKLYRDKDYHDVDIAAQVKGDCEKAILHFAIKEGRRTLIKRVCFTGNDHFLGKKLRTLLFTREDWVLGFLDRAGSYQPDAIEADKFVIENFYQSNGFLTAKVRDVSVDIDERTKYVTVTFHIHEGEQYTISDVRVPGNEVISEEELLARLPVRVGQLYSKEKIRETIELLRVIWGSYGYINADIEPSIQPNDDEKTVSIAFYTELGSKVYVNNINIIGNCKTHDKVIRRMLVIEEGGLLTTHAMDESKNRVEGLGYFDQRDGVNWRINRNGKDSVDLDLIVKEVKTGKVEAQIGFGGTRDISSPTESFNIGVNVTETNLFGRGINLNSSATLSKEERNLLFSISDPWLFDKPIHGAFDVYLKRSLYDEFKLIEQPEIKERITGGTARLGALSAKLNDATILGQLGVDGITYNETPIVKRELLAMAPLEAVELQAIFDRRFASGAFLWVGGSAFKDVRNHPVHPSRGYQWAMHTKFSIHSNLKDNPRDNPAEVRRLEEGRVRFGYAKFNLDASWYTPLIGERDLVLCLHGYFGIVAPFKNRSVPFRELYHVGGPASIRGFLYGEIGPRFFSPTLNQSDMLGAKKAFWLNAEMIFPISSDFSMKGAVFYDGGAGWDTPDSNLISPADLRNNSFSFRHSVGFGVRILRPTPVKIDWGFKLDRKRDETASQVHFSMYHEF, encoded by the coding sequence ATGGTATCATCATGGCGAACATTCTTCTATAGCACAGTGTTGATCGTATGGAGTGCTATTAGTTTTAGTTTTATTATTGCAAATAATCAAGAATCAATTTCTCCTATTGAGGATGAAATTGAACAAGCAGCACATTCTTTAGAGGATAATGCTGCTCAAATAGATGAAGCAAATGTTGATGATGAAGAAATTGAAGTGACTCCAGCTGAAGATTATCAATTAGAATCAGAAGAAGATAATAATGTTGTTGATGAGCAAGAGGAAGTAGCTCCTGCTGGGCAAGCACCAAAGCCGCGGATCATAAAAGATATTATTATTGTCGGCAATAAACATATTCCAAGTGAGCCTATTTTAAACCGTATACCATATCAACCGGGTGAAATATTCACAAGACAACGTACTAATAAATTAATCAGAAATGTATACGATTTAGGATATTTCAGGCAAGTGAAAGTATATGCTCAACCGGTGAATGATGATTCTATTAATCTTATCGTTGCTGTTGATGAAAAACGGTTACTTGAAGAAGTGAAGTTTCAGGGCAATAAGCATATATCTGAAAAAGAAGTTAAAAAGAAAGTTGATTTTGCAAAGGTGCCTTCAATTGATGAAGATGATTTACCAAAATATATTAAAATCTTGAAAAAATTATATCGCGATAAAGATTATCATGATGTTGATATTGCAGCTCAAGTAAAAGGTGACTGCGAAAAAGCAATTCTTCATTTTGCGATTAAAGAAGGAAGAAGAACGCTTATTAAGCGGGTTTGTTTTACTGGAAACGATCATTTCCTCGGTAAGAAGCTTCGTACCTTATTATTTACACGAGAAGATTGGGTTTTAGGATTTTTAGATCGAGCAGGAAGTTATCAACCAGATGCGATTGAGGCAGATAAATTTGTTATAGAAAATTTTTATCAAAGTAATGGTTTTTTAACTGCTAAAGTACGCGATGTATCGGTTGATATTGATGAACGCACTAAATATGTAACGGTTACTTTTCATATTCATGAAGGTGAGCAATATACCATAAGTGATGTGCGCGTACCGGGCAACGAAGTAATTTCTGAAGAAGAATTACTTGCACGATTACCAGTACGTGTTGGTCAGTTATATTCAAAAGAAAAAATTCGTGAAACTATCGAACTATTACGGGTAATTTGGGGAAGTTATGGTTATATCAATGCAGATATTGAGCCTTCAATTCAACCGAATGACGATGAAAAAACGGTATCAATAGCATTTTATACGGAACTTGGATCAAAAGTATATGTGAATAATATTAATATTATTGGCAATTGCAAAACACATGATAAAGTGATTCGCCGTATGTTGGTTATAGAAGAAGGTGGTTTATTAACTACACATGCGATGGATGAATCAAAAAATAGAGTAGAAGGTCTTGGTTATTTTGATCAACGCGATGGCGTTAATTGGCGTATTAATCGCAATGGAAAAGACTCAGTTGATCTTGATCTTATTGTAAAAGAAGTAAAAACCGGTAAAGTTGAAGCTCAAATTGGTTTTGGTGGTACAAGAGATATTTCATCACCAACAGAATCATTTAATATTGGAGTAAATGTTACCGAAACTAACTTGTTTGGTCGTGGTATTAATTTAAATAGTAGTGCTACACTTTCAAAAGAAGAACGAAACCTTCTTTTCAGTATCAGTGATCCATGGCTTTTTGATAAGCCAATTCATGGTGCTTTTGACGTTTATTTAAAACGGTCATTATATGATGAATTTAAATTAATTGAGCAGCCTGAAATTAAAGAACGTATAACGGGTGGTACAGCAAGACTTGGTGCATTATCAGCAAAATTGAATGATGCTACTATTTTAGGCCAACTTGGCGTTGATGGTATTACCTATAATGAAACGCCAATTGTTAAAAGAGAATTGCTAGCCATGGCACCTCTAGAGGCAGTCGAGTTGCAAGCTATTTTTGATCGACGATTTGCAAGTGGCGCCTTTTTATGGGTTGGTGGTTCTGCATTTAAAGATGTACGTAATCATCCAGTACATCCAAGCCGTGGTTATCAATGGGCAATGCATACGAAATTTTCTATTCATAGTAATTTAAAAGATAATCCAAGAGATAATCCAGCAGAAGTACGAAGACTTGAAGAAGGCAGAGTACGATTTGGCTATGCAAAGTTTAATCTTGATGCAAGTTGGTACACACCGCTTATCGGCGAACGTGATTTAGTACTTTGCTTGCACGGTTATTTTGGTATTGTTGCACCATTTAAAAATCGCAGCGTACCATTCCGTGAATTGTATCACGTTGGTGGCCCAGCTAGTATACGTGGTTTTCTATATGGTGAAATAGGCCCAAGATTTTTTAGTCCTACCTTGAATCAATCTGATATGCTTGGTGCAAAAAAGGCATTCTGGCTGAATGCGGAAATGATTTTCCCCATTTCTAGTGACTTTTCTATGAAGGGTGCGGTATTCTATGATGGAGGTGCGGGTTGGGATACGCCAGATTCAAATTTAATAAGTCCTGCCGACTTAAGAAATAATAGTTTTAGTTTTAGGCATTCGGTAGGTTTTGGGGTACGAATTTTACGGCCAACACCAGTAAAAATTGATTGGGGCTTTAAGCTTGATCGCAAAAGAGATGAAACAGCAAGTCAAGTACATTTTAGTATGTATCATGAGTTTTAA